Within bacterium, the genomic segment GGCGGTTTACGAGCGACTGACAAGTAAATCCATCCATACCTTTCTCCCCAAAATGGAGGTCTGGAGTGCGCGAAAGGACAGGCAAAAGCGGATTAGAGTGCCGATGTTTCGGGGGTACCTCTTTATCCGGGCCAACCTGGAAAACCGGCTCTGGCTTACTGTCCTGCAAACTCCGGGAGTCGCCCGGATCATCAGTAGCAACGGCAAGCCGGTACCTATCCCGGAAAACCAGATTTCCTCGATCCAGACCATTCTGGAAAACGATACGGTCGTCACTCCCTATCCTTATTTGAATATTGGCGAAAAGGTACGAATTGTGGCCGGCCCCCTTAAGGGGGTGGAAGGAATTCTTCAGCGATTTAAGTCGAATAAACAAAGACTTATTCTCTCGGTAGACCTTCTTCAGCAGTCAATCTGTGTTGAATTGAATACCATTGAAGTAGAGCCGATTAATTTCTAACTGCCGAGGGGAAGACTGCTTACCGCGTTCAGAGGAAAAATTTCTTTTCCCTCGATAAAATTCCCCGCCATTTTCCGAAAAAAACCCGCACTGGCAATCATGGCTGCATTATCGGTACACAGGAGCGGCGGGGGGTAAAAGAGCCGCAAGTTCAATTTTTGCGCACTGTGCTCCGCCCTGGTCCGGAGGCAGGAATTACAGGCCACGCCGCCGACCAGAACCAGTTGCTCTATCCCCTTGATCCGGCAGGCCCTGACGGCTTTGGTAACCAGGATATCCACCACCGCCTCCTGGAAGGAGGCGGCAATATTCCGCACCTCAGGAGAAACCTCGTCGTGCGGGGAGCCCGCTTCAGGAAGCACCAGGGAACCCTGCCGGGAGCGGACATGGTTTAAAACCGCCGTCTTTAATCCGCTGAAACTGAAATCGAAGCTGTCTTTTTCCAGGTATGCGCGAGGGAATTTAACCGCCGCCGGATTGGCGGTTTTGGCGAGCCGGTCAATTATCGGCCCTCCCGGATAGCCCAGTTGCAGGATCTTGGCAACCTTGTCAAAAGCCTCGCCTGCCGCATCGTCCCTGGTTCCGCCCAGGAATTCGTAATCCGTATGACTGTGAACGGCAAAAAGGCTGGTATGCCCGCCGGAAACCAAAAGAGCGATAAAGGGGAATTCCAGGGTGGGATAAGCCAGGAAGATCGCCTTGATGTGCCCTTCGATATGATTGACGGGAATAAGGGGCTTATGCTTCAGGTAAGCAAGCGCTTTGGCGACCGATACTCCCACCAGCAGTGAGCCGATCAGTCCTGGGCCAACGGTCACGGCAATGGCCTCGAGGTCATCGAAATCCATCCGTGCTTCCTGAAACACCTGATCCAGGATCGGAATGATGGCTTCCATAGCCTTGCGGGCTGCAATTTCCGGCACTACCCCCCCGAATCTGTGATGGACTGCAATCTGGGAGGCTATCTCCTGGGCCACAATGTGCACTCCATCCCGGACAATGGCCACTGATGTTTCATCGCAGGAGGATTCTATGCCTAAGATGTTCATACTAATACCCCCCCATGAACAAGCAATAACCCGCTATAACACTAACTGATTTAGTATTTCTCCCGCAGAGACGCAGAGGCGCAGAGGATATCATTTGCCAGTTGACATATGGCCATGACAAGATCAACACTATAGTTATCTCTATATCATTTTTGGTCATTCTCTGCGCCTCTGCGTCTCTGCGGGAAATCGTTTACATTTTGTATTTCTGGGCAACCCCTTACTTATTTCACCAGCTCCGATACCCTGACCAGGGTGATACCCTTGTCCCGGAACTTCGAAGCCGACTCCCTCAATGCCTGAATGGTCGCCGGATGAAGATGCCCTATGCCCACGGCCTGGCCATCCTTCAATGCCGTGTCGATCAGGAGGTCAATCTGACGACGGATAGAGCTGACACTCTTCTGGTTGTCTAAAAATACCTGCCGGCGGGCACTCGGAACCTCAAGGGCCTGGGCGATTTCATAGCCGACGCTTCCTGGCGTGGTCCTGCTGTCAAGAAAATATAATCCACGGCTTTTCAGCTCTTCGAGAATCACCTGCATGGATTTTCGGTCCTCCAGCATCAGGGAGCCCATGTGATTATTCACTCCCCTGGCCCCCGGCACATCCCGCAGGCCGGAGTCAAGGATTTTGAGCATCTCCTCTTTACTCATGCCAACCTGTAAGGTGTTCTTTTCCCAATAGGCCAAAGCGCATTGGCGTGGCTGCATGGGAAGGTGGAGGATGATTTCCCATGAGCGGTCATGGGCCATCTGGGCGCACTGCCGG encodes:
- a CDS encoding UpxY family transcription antiterminator, with protein sequence MEEIIQLDPIIQPSPDQWYGVHTRSRHEQAVYERLTSKSIHTFLPKMEVWSARKDRQKRIRVPMFRGYLFIRANLENRLWLTVLQTPGVARIISSNGKPVPIPENQISSIQTILENDTVVTPYPYLNIGEKVRIVAGPLKGVEGILQRFKSNKQRLILSVDLLQQSICVELNTIEVEPINF
- the tsaD gene encoding tRNA (adenosine(37)-N6)-threonylcarbamoyltransferase complex transferase subunit TsaD — translated: MNILGIESSCDETSVAIVRDGVHIVAQEIASQIAVHHRFGGVVPEIAARKAMEAIIPILDQVFQEARMDFDDLEAIAVTVGPGLIGSLLVGVSVAKALAYLKHKPLIPVNHIEGHIKAIFLAYPTLEFPFIALLVSGGHTSLFAVHSHTDYEFLGGTRDDAAGEAFDKVAKILQLGYPGGPIIDRLAKTANPAAVKFPRAYLEKDSFDFSFSGLKTAVLNHVRSRQGSLVLPEAGSPHDEVSPEVRNIAASFQEAVVDILVTKAVRACRIKGIEQLVLVGGVACNSCLRTRAEHSAQKLNLRLFYPPPLLCTDNAAMIASAGFFRKMAGNFIEGKEIFPLNAVSSLPLGS